In Macrobrachium rosenbergii isolate ZJJX-2024 chromosome 48, ASM4041242v1, whole genome shotgun sequence, one DNA window encodes the following:
- the LOC136831021 gene encoding craniofacial development protein 2-like — translation MLQSRHLLYNSGKESKQNGVGFLINRNLQSNIERFTATADSVASVTLRISTRYRLTIMQVYAPTSVSSQKELDNFYDDLYTTLNNNKAHYNIIIGDFNAKIGQGNEDCIGKFGYGERNERGDNLINFAVAHDFKIMNTFFQKSENKRWTWRSPDHETQNEIDYILVDRHNIVENVDVLNQVNVGSDHRMVRCKIQINTKQERQKLFFSRPEHIKIPEALKSTFHIELKNRYEILENLEDQNSNENDLESLNNNIIIPLKEVAKKFQDRKPS, via the coding sequence ATGCTTCAAAGCAGACACCTGCTTTACAACAGTGGCAAGGAAAGCAAACAAAATGGTGTTGGATTTCTCATAAACAGAAACTTACAGAGCAACATTGAGAGGTTCACAGCCACAGCTGACAGCGTAGCTAGTGTCACTCTTAGAATTTCAACGCGGTACAGACTAACAATCATGCAGGTTTATGCTCCCACATCAGTGTCGTCCCAGAAGGAACTGGATAACTTTTATGATGACCTATATACCActctaaataataacaaagcccATTACAACATCATAATAGGGGATTTCAATGCTAAAATTGGACAAGGGAATGAAGACTGCATTGGCAAATTtggatatggagagagaaatgagagaggagaTAACTTGATCAATTTTGCTGTAGCACATGACTTCAAGATCATGAACACATTCTTTCAAAAGAGTGAAAACAAGAGATGGACATGGCGAAGCCCAGACcatgaaacacaaaatgaaatagaCTACATACTTGTAGACAGACATAATATAGTTGAAAATGTTGATGTCCTGAACCAAGTCAACGTAGGCAGTGATCACAGGATGGTAAGATGCAAAATCCAAATCAACAccaaacaagaaagacaaaaactaTTCTTCTCAAGACCAGAACATATCAAAATACCTGAAGCTCTCAAATCTACATTTCACATAGAGTTAAAAAACCGCTACGAGATTCTTGAAAATTTAGAAGACcaaaacagcaatgaaaatgACCTTGAAAGCTTGAATAATAACATCATTATCCCATTAAAAGAGGTAGCAAAGAAGTTCCAGGACAGAAAGCCCTCCTAA